From Candidatus Methanoplasma cognatum, one genomic window encodes:
- a CDS encoding radical SAM protein produces MTKDIRVVLIDGYIDDPAALGVPPYISPMIRAIAGASIDAGADVEYISADMLRRGKKLPDADVSVVLSGNTVPGKYLRSMPLSVKELEGLVPKLKGWKLIGGSAAFSSVADKFDFSMRNDPAASLYDGMTGKEVGERYRTLDEWNRWMLFGAEIVTQHQDFPHPLIAEMETYRGCHRYRSGGCSYCIEPLKGKPLMRSPKDVIAEAEKLVSLGIRNIRIGGQTCIISYGTEDDSDPPRPNPDAVKELFTGLKALDLNVLHVDNANPAVISSYPDESKKIIGILTECCTSGNVLALGLESADPAVFRENNLNCTPEQLMGAVRMINEIGAEPGPTGLPKLLPGINLVCGLDGETASTYVHDMELLKRIAGEGLMVRRINIRQVMPLRKDFHTKVDKQKFKRFKETVREEIDRKMLERVVPKGTVMKDVYMEIHDGNTTFGRQIGTYPILIGIPYKVELGTSHDVTITDWGFRSITGITTPFNINTMPMSAIEGLPGIGKKRAAKIVLKRPYDSMDDLKEVIDDPAVFGDLRKMISLSVHDI; encoded by the coding sequence ATGACTAAGGATATCAGAGTGGTCTTGATCGACGGATACATCGACGACCCTGCCGCATTGGGCGTTCCGCCTTACATCTCCCCCATGATAAGGGCAATAGCCGGAGCATCGATCGACGCCGGGGCGGATGTCGAATACATTTCCGCGGACATGCTGAGGAGAGGTAAGAAGCTGCCTGACGCCGACGTCAGCGTGGTCCTTTCCGGAAATACCGTACCCGGGAAGTATCTGAGGTCCATGCCTTTGTCCGTAAAAGAACTGGAGGGGCTGGTCCCGAAACTCAAAGGATGGAAGCTCATAGGCGGTTCAGCCGCTTTCTCTTCCGTTGCCGACAAGTTCGATTTTTCGATGAGGAACGATCCGGCGGCGTCGCTTTATGACGGTATGACCGGAAAGGAGGTCGGCGAGCGGTACCGCACCCTTGACGAATGGAACAGATGGATGCTCTTTGGCGCGGAGATAGTGACCCAGCATCAGGATTTCCCGCATCCTCTGATCGCCGAGATGGAAACATACAGAGGATGTCACAGATACAGGAGCGGGGGCTGCTCCTACTGTATAGAGCCTCTAAAGGGAAAGCCCCTGATGCGTTCCCCCAAAGACGTTATAGCCGAGGCGGAGAAGCTCGTTTCTTTGGGGATAAGGAACATCAGGATCGGAGGGCAGACCTGCATCATATCCTATGGAACGGAGGATGATTCCGACCCTCCGAGACCGAACCCCGACGCGGTAAAGGAATTGTTCACGGGCCTGAAGGCCCTTGATCTTAACGTACTGCATGTGGACAACGCGAACCCTGCCGTCATATCCTCTTATCCGGACGAGTCGAAAAAGATCATTGGGATATTGACGGAATGCTGCACATCCGGTAATGTGCTGGCACTTGGGCTGGAGTCTGCGGATCCGGCGGTCTTCAGGGAGAATAATCTGAACTGTACGCCGGAGCAGCTTATGGGCGCCGTCAGGATGATCAACGAGATCGGCGCAGAACCGGGGCCCACCGGTCTGCCGAAACTGCTGCCCGGGATCAATCTGGTCTGCGGCCTTGACGGAGAGACGGCCTCCACCTACGTACACGATATGGAACTCTTGAAAAGGATAGCCGGCGAGGGGCTCATGGTCAGGCGCATCAATATACGCCAGGTGATGCCGCTCAGGAAGGATTTTCACACCAAAGTAGACAAACAGAAATTCAAAAGGTTCAAAGAGACCGTGAGAGAAGAAATAGACCGGAAGATGCTGGAACGGGTTGTGCCCAAAGGAACGGTCATGAAGGATGTCTATATGGAGATCCATGACGGGAACACTACTTTCGGAAGACAGATCGGCACGTACCCCATTCTGATAGGCATCCCTTACAAAGTAGAGTTGGGAACCTCACATGATGTTACCATCACTGATTGGGGATTCAGGTCAATAACCGGAATAACCACTCCTTTCAACATTAACACAATGCCTATGTCCGCAATAGAGGGGCTTCCCGGGATCGGTAAGAAGAGGGCCGCGAAGATAGTCCTGAAAAGACCATACGATTCAATGGACGATCTGAAAGAGGTCATCGATGATCCGGCAGTGTTTGGGGACCTTCGAAAAATGATCTCGTTGTCCGTACATGACATTTGA
- a CDS encoding NADP-dependent malic enzyme: MGNEKELTIEERLERAKKPGQDAMILHKYYGGKIEITPKACVRSFNDFAIWYSPGVAEPCRDIQKNPEMVYEHTCKWNTVAVVSDGTRVLGLGDIGPEAAMPVMEGKSMLFKYLGGVDSVPICLDTKNPEKIIETVRLIAPSFGGINLEDISNPKCFDILDELRRDCKVPVWHDDQQGTACVTVAAAINAMKLVGKKFSDANLAVVGAGAACIAIARLLLATGFDPKKLCMCDSKGILNLSREEVQGEFRQKWEICKKTNGAGKTGGIKEAMEGADILIAASKPGPGTIPAEYCKNMADNPVVFATANPIPEMWPWEAKEHGVKIFATGRSDFPNQVNNSMGFPAIFRGVLDVRAKTITDEMCIAAAEELAKCAEEKGIHEEYIIPTMSEIDPFPREAVAVGLKAQEQGIARLKLSRQELFDRADFIIRRSRAVTDQMMKSGYIADPLPAFK; this comes from the coding sequence ATGGGAAACGAGAAAGAGTTGACGATTGAGGAGCGTCTGGAAAGGGCGAAGAAACCCGGACAGGACGCAATGATACTCCACAAGTACTATGGTGGCAAAATAGAGATAACGCCCAAAGCATGCGTAAGGTCATTCAATGACTTTGCCATCTGGTATTCGCCGGGCGTCGCAGAACCATGCAGGGATATCCAGAAAAACCCGGAGATGGTATACGAACATACCTGCAAATGGAATACGGTAGCAGTGGTATCGGACGGCACCCGCGTGCTGGGTCTGGGAGACATCGGGCCGGAGGCCGCGATGCCGGTCATGGAGGGGAAATCCATGCTGTTCAAGTACCTCGGCGGCGTAGACAGCGTTCCGATATGCCTCGACACTAAAAATCCCGAGAAGATAATCGAGACGGTAAGGCTGATTGCGCCGTCATTCGGAGGTATAAACCTTGAGGACATCTCAAATCCGAAATGCTTTGACATCCTGGATGAGCTCAGAAGAGACTGCAAGGTACCGGTCTGGCACGATGACCAACAGGGGACGGCGTGCGTCACCGTCGCGGCCGCCATCAACGCTATGAAACTTGTCGGAAAGAAATTCTCCGATGCGAATCTGGCCGTCGTCGGCGCCGGTGCGGCATGCATCGCGATAGCGAGACTCCTGCTCGCGACGGGGTTCGACCCGAAGAAACTCTGCATGTGCGATTCGAAAGGAATATTGAACCTCAGCAGAGAGGAAGTGCAGGGTGAGTTCAGACAAAAATGGGAGATATGTAAGAAGACCAACGGCGCGGGAAAGACCGGCGGCATAAAGGAAGCGATGGAGGGCGCAGACATACTCATAGCGGCGTCCAAGCCTGGCCCCGGAACGATTCCTGCGGAATACTGCAAGAACATGGCGGACAACCCGGTCGTGTTCGCTACCGCGAACCCGATCCCGGAGATGTGGCCCTGGGAGGCTAAAGAGCACGGCGTCAAGATATTCGCGACAGGACGTTCGGACTTCCCGAATCAGGTTAACAACTCCATGGGATTCCCCGCGATATTCCGCGGCGTGCTTGACGTAAGGGCGAAGACGATCACCGACGAGATGTGCATAGCCGCGGCGGAAGAGCTTGCGAAATGCGCGGAGGAGAAAGGCATCCACGAAGAATACATTATCCCGACGATGAGCGAGATCGATCCGTTCCCGAGAGAAGCGGTGGCGGTCGGTCTCAAAGCGCAGGAACAGGGCATCGCCCGCCTGAAGCTCAGCCGTCAGGAACTCTTCGACAGAGCGGACTTCATAATAAGGAGGTCCAGAGCGGTGACCGACCAGATGATGAAGAGCGGATATATAGCGGACCCGCTCCCGGCATTTAAGTAA
- a CDS encoding type II toxin-antitoxin system Phd/YefM family antitoxin, with translation MTTVNASEARANLYNLIESAIDEPVRITSKRGTVVMISEEEWEGIMETLYLLGVPGLLEDVKKGRETPRSKMIRVKSSDL, from the coding sequence ATGACCACGGTAAACGCTTCGGAAGCAAGAGCCAACTTGTATAATCTGATCGAAAGCGCGATCGATGAGCCGGTAAGAATAACATCGAAGAGGGGTACCGTTGTAATGATCTCCGAAGAGGAATGGGAAGGGATCATGGAAACACTGTACCTTCTAGGGGTCCCCGGGCTACTGGAAGATGTCAAAAAGGGACGCGAAACACCAAGATCGAAAATGATAAGGGTGAAAAGCAGTGACCTATGA
- a CDS encoding Txe/YoeB family addiction module toxin, which translates to MTYEVIFTRKAEEDLKELTKQGYGKKIKELVEILENDPFQTPPKYKSLTGEMKGMFSRRINIEHRLVYEIIPAEDDAFEGTVKVYRLRTHYEGIIPLFFLISP; encoded by the coding sequence GTGACCTATGAGGTGATCTTCACACGTAAGGCCGAAGAAGACCTAAAGGAATTGACGAAGCAGGGCTATGGGAAAAAGATAAAAGAATTGGTGGAGATTTTGGAGAACGACCCTTTTCAAACCCCTCCGAAATATAAGAGTTTAACAGGAGAGATGAAAGGAATGTTCTCCCGCCGCATAAACATAGAACATAGGCTGGTGTATGAGATCATACCTGCGGAAGACGATGCTTTTGAAGGAACGGTAAAAGTATACAGGCTGAGAACACACTATGAAGGAATAATTCCGCTGTTCTTTCTCATCAGCCCCTGA
- a CDS encoding translation elongation factor EF-1beta, with the protein MGQIVAVYDLMPESTEVDLESIIGTIAGVVPKGVQVLESKIMPVAFGLMKINVGFSIDDTDESVGGDLEKALSSISGIENIECVSSTLL; encoded by the coding sequence ATGGGACAGATAGTGGCCGTGTATGACCTTATGCCTGAGAGCACGGAAGTTGACCTTGAGTCAATAATCGGCACCATCGCCGGCGTAGTTCCGAAAGGCGTCCAGGTGCTGGAATCAAAGATAATGCCTGTGGCCTTCGGCCTCATGAAGATCAACGTGGGCTTCTCAATAGACGACACGGATGAATCTGTCGGCGGGGACCTCGAGAAGGCGTTGTCCTCTATCTCCGGTATAGAGAACATCGAGTGCGTATCTAGCACTCTCCTCTGA
- a CDS encoding zinc finger domain-containing protein: MVKDKICSSCGKRLIGHGNTTFKCPKCGISDIGRCDRCRDQSVLYECKKCGFAGP, encoded by the coding sequence ATGGTAAAGGACAAGATATGTTCCTCATGCGGAAAGAGGCTTATCGGTCATGGAAACACCACTTTCAAATGCCCAAAGTGCGGAATTTCCGATATCGGAAGGTGTGACCGGTGCCGCGATCAGAGCGTATTGTACGAATGCAAAAAATGCGGTTTCGCGGGACCCTGA
- a CDS encoding SIS domain-containing protein has translation MKEHAGNIPYVKGYLSELTSSLEKIDLSAVDAVIELLIEAHKRGSRIFTAGNGGSSATASHIVCDFNKGISANTKEKFEMTCLSDSIPTITAIANDYGYEHVFVFQLEGRMKKGDILIAISGSGNSKNIILAAEYAKSLGNKVIALTGFKGGELYKIADVNIHFPLEDMQKAEDAHMIMLHLIARAVADRYGVKMC, from the coding sequence ATGAAAGAACATGCCGGCAACATACCCTATGTGAAGGGATACCTGAGCGAACTGACGTCGTCGCTCGAGAAGATAGACCTTTCCGCGGTGGACGCTGTGATAGAACTCCTTATCGAGGCTCATAAGAGAGGATCGAGGATATTCACGGCCGGGAACGGCGGAAGTTCCGCAACGGCCTCGCATATCGTATGCGATTTCAATAAAGGCATTTCAGCCAACACGAAAGAGAAGTTCGAGATGACATGTCTTAGCGACAGCATACCCACGATCACCGCCATAGCCAATGACTACGGTTACGAGCACGTGTTCGTCTTCCAGCTTGAGGGAAGGATGAAAAAAGGGGACATACTTATAGCCATATCGGGCAGCGGCAATTCAAAGAACATAATCCTGGCGGCGGAGTACGCGAAGAGCCTCGGCAACAAGGTCATCGCTCTCACGGGGTTCAAAGGCGGAGAGCTCTACAAGATCGCGGATGTCAACATACACTTCCCCCTTGAGGACATGCAGAAAGCGGAGGACGCACATATGATAATGCTGCACCTCATCGCAAGGGCGGTCGCGGATAGATATGGGGTTAAGATGTGCTGA
- a CDS encoding GDP-mannose 4,6-dehydratase — protein MAKGKAVISGGAGFIGSHLADSLLRRGWEVLAIDRIRPEQASNIGHLAGDDRFSYAANDLKDQRSVERLTESSDMIFHLAANSDIRKGQKDPGIDLKDTFLTTVSMLEAARTNEVKKFFFASTSAVYGDLRGVKLREDTGCLAPISYYGAYKLASEAAISSYSYMNGMGSLVFRFPNVVGPRLTHGVIFDFIEKLRTDPKRLEILGDGRQSKQYVYVKDLTEAIADFSSAMESGHEVYNISTESFTTVNEIADMVCEKLGLTDVAYEHTGGDRGWKGDVPSFDYDVEKAKRIGWRYNYDSSGAVKKTLEDLDISFGR, from the coding sequence ATGGCCAAGGGTAAAGCGGTTATTTCCGGTGGCGCAGGATTTATCGGAAGCCATCTTGCGGACTCCCTGCTGAGGAGAGGATGGGAGGTTCTGGCAATAGACAGGATCCGGCCGGAACAGGCATCCAACATAGGCCATCTGGCAGGAGATGATAGGTTCTCCTATGCCGCGAACGATCTGAAGGATCAGAGGTCCGTTGAGAGACTAACGGAAAGCTCGGACATGATATTCCATCTTGCCGCCAATTCGGACATCAGGAAAGGGCAGAAAGATCCGGGCATAGACCTGAAAGATACGTTCCTGACTACCGTGTCTATGCTGGAAGCGGCCAGAACGAATGAGGTAAAGAAGTTCTTCTTCGCCTCCACCTCAGCCGTGTACGGCGACCTAAGAGGCGTCAAGCTGAGAGAAGATACCGGATGCCTGGCACCGATATCCTACTATGGCGCATACAAGCTGGCCTCGGAGGCAGCGATCTCATCGTATTCATACATGAACGGCATGGGTTCGCTGGTGTTCAGGTTCCCGAATGTAGTAGGACCTAGGCTCACGCATGGAGTGATCTTCGACTTTATTGAAAAATTGAGGACAGACCCTAAAAGACTTGAGATCCTGGGCGACGGCAGGCAGTCCAAACAGTATGTGTATGTCAAGGATCTTACAGAAGCCATCGCCGATTTCTCCTCCGCAATGGAAAGCGGTCACGAAGTGTACAACATATCCACGGAGTCGTTCACCACAGTAAACGAGATCGCTGACATGGTGTGCGAAAAGCTGGGCCTGACCGATGTGGCATACGAGCACACAGGAGGGGACCGAGGATGGAAAGGGGACGTACCGTCTTTCGATTATGATGTAGAGAAGGCCAAAAGAATAGGCTGGAGATACAATTATGATTCGTCCGGGGCGGTAAAGAAGACCTTGGAGGATCTGGATATCAGCTTTGGTCGTTGA